From the genome of Phycicoccus duodecadis:
TGTTCGTCGCCTCCCACGACCGCCGCGAGGGGGTGGCGCTCGACCGCCTCGCGTTCGCCCTGCGCAAGCGCGCCGAGCGGGAGGGCGAGGTCTACTTCCCGTCGCTGTCGTCGCGCACCATCGTCTACAAGGGGATGCTGACCACCGGCCAGCTCGAGCCGTTCTTCCCCGACCTGTCCGACGAGCGGTTCGCCACCGAGCTGGCGCTGGTGCACTCCCGCTTCTCGACCAACACCTTCCCGAGCTGGCCGCTGGCCCACCCCTACCGGCTCATCGCCCACAACGGCGAGATCAACACGGTCAAGGGGAACCGCAACTGGATGCACGCCCGCGAGAGCCAGCTGGCGTCCGACGTGCTCGCCGGCGACCTGGCGCGCCTCTCGCCGATCTGCAGCCCCGAGGCCTCCGACTCCGCGTCGTTCGACGAGGTGCTCGAGCTCATCCACCTGGGCGGCCGTTCGCTGCCGCACGCCGTCCTCATGATGATCCCGGAGGCCTGGGAGAACCACGAGTCGATGGACCCCGCCCGCAAGGCGTTCTACGAGTTCCACTCCACCTTCATGGAGCCCTGGGACGGCCCCGCCTGCGTCGCGTTCACCGACGGCACCCTGGTCGGTGCCGTGCTCGACCGCAACGGGCTGCGTCCCGGGCGCTACTGGGTCACCGACGACGGCCTGGTCGTGCTCGCCTCCGAGGCCGGGGTCCTCGACCTCGAGCCCGAGCGGGTCGTGCGTCGCGGGCGGCTCCAGCCGGGGCGGATGTTCCTCGTCGACACGGCCGCGGGCCGCATCGTCAGCGACGACGAGGTCAAGTCCGGCCTCGCGGGCGAGCACCCCTACGAGGAGTGGCTGCACGCCGGCCTCCTCGAGCTCGGCGACCTCCCCGAGCGCGAGCACATCGTGCACACGGCCGCCTCGGTGGCCCGCCGGCAGCGCACCTTCGGCTACACCGAGGAGGAGCTGAAGATCCTGGTGGCGCCGATGGCGCGCAGCGGTGCCGAGGCGCTGGGCTCGATGGGTACCGACACCCCGATCGCGGTGCTCTCCGACCGGCCGCGCCTGGTGTTCGACTACTTCACCCAGCTGTTCGCCCAGGTCACCAACCCCCCGCTCGACGCCATCCGCGAGGAGCTCGTCACCTCGCTCGCCAGCACCATCGGGCCCGAGGGCAACCTGCTCGACGCGGGTGCGGCGCACGCCCGCCAGGTCGTGCTGCCGTTCCCGGTCATCGACAACGACGAGCTGGCCAAGATCGTCCACATCAACGCCGACGGCGACCTGCCGGGCTTCGAGACCCTCGTCGTCCGCGGCACCTACGACGTCAGCGGCGGCGAGGCCTCGCTGCGGGCGCGCCTGCACGAGATCTTCGACGAGGTGTCCGAGGCCATCGCCGCGGGGGTGCGCTTCGTCGTGCTCTCGGACCGCGACTCCGACGGCGACCTCGCACCCATCCCGTCGCTGCTGCTCACCTCGGCCGTGCACCACCACCTGATCCGCGAGAAGACCCGCACCCAGGTCGGGCTCATCGTCGAGGCCGGCGACGTGCGCGAGGTCCACCACGTCGCCCTGCTCATCGGCTACGGCGCGGCCGCGATCAACCCCTACCTCGCCATGGAGAGCGTCGAGGACATGGTCCGGCGCGGCGACATCACCGAGGTCACCGAGGAGAAGGCGGTCGCCAACCTCATCAAGGCGCTCGGCAAGGGCGTGCTCAAGGTGATGTCGAAGATGGGCATCTCGACCGTCGCGTCCTACCGCGGCGCGCAGGTCTTCGAGGCCATCGGCCTCTCCCAGGAGCTCGTCGACGAGTTCTTCACCGGCACCGTCAGCCAGCTCGGCGGCATCGGGCTGGGCGTCCTGGCCGCCGAGACCGCGGCGCGCCACGAGATGGCCTACCCGCCCGACGGCATCCGCCAGGCGCACCGCAAGCTCGTCGTGGGCGGCGAGTACCAGTGGCGCCGCGAGGGCGAGCCGCACCTGTTCGACCCCGAGACCGTCTTCCGTCTCCAGCACGCCACCCGGCAGCGGCGCTACGACGTCTTCAAGCAGTACACCCAGCGCATCGACGAGCAGTCCGGCCGGCTGATGACGCTGCGTGGCCTCTTCCGCCTCGGGGGCGTCGAGGCGCGCGAGCCCGTGCCGCTCGACGAGGTCGAGTCGGTGGCCTCGATCGTGCAGCGCTTCTCGACGGGCGCGATGAGCTACGGCTCGATCAGCCAGGAGGCGCACGAGACCCTGGCCGTGGCGATGAACCGCCTCAAGGCGCGCTCCAACACCGGTGAGGGCGGGGAGGACCCCGACCGCCTCGTCGACCCGGTGCGCCGCTCGGCCATCAAGCAGGTGGCCTCGGGCCGCTTCGGCGTGACCTCGCTCTACCTGACCCACAGCGACGACATCCAGATCAAGATGGCGCAGGGCGCCAAGCCCGGTGAGGGCGGCCAGCTGCCCGGGCCCAAGGTCTACCCCTGGGTGGCCAAGACCCGGCACTCCACCCCCGGGGTCGGGCTCATCAGCCCGCCGCCGCACCACGACATCTACTCGATCGAGGACCTCGCGCAGCTCATCCACGACCTCAAGAACGCCAACCCGCAGGCGCGCATCCACGTCAAGCTCGTCTCCGAGATGGGCGTCGGCACGGTCGCCGCGGGGGTCAGCAAGGCGCACGCCGACGTCGTGCTCATCTCGGGCAACGACGGCGGCACCGGCGCCAGCCCGCTGACCAGCCTCAAGCACGCCGGCGGCCCCTGGGAGCTCGGTCTGGCCGAGACCCAGCAGACGCTGGTGCTCAACGGGCTGCGCGACCGCATCGTGGTGCAGGTCGACGGGCAGCTCAAGACCGGCCGCGACGTCGTCATCGCCGCGCTGCTGGGCGCCGAGGAGTTCGGCTTCGCCACCGCGCCGCTCGTGGTGTCGGGCTGCATCCTGATGCGGGTCTGCCACCTCGACACCTGCCCGGTCGGCATCGCCACCCAGAACCCCGAGCTGCGGGCGCGCTTCTCCGGGGCGCCCGAGTTCGTCGAGACCTTCTTCGAGTACATCGCCGAGGAGGTCCGCGAGCACCTGGCGGCCCTCGGGTTCCGCACGCTCGAGGAGGCCGTCGGCCAGATCCAGCACCTCGACGTCGCCAAGGCCGTCGAGCACTGGAAGGCCTCGGGCCTCGACCTCGCGCCGATCCTGACCCAGGTCACCAGCCCCGACGGCTCCGGCGTCCGGCACCGGGTGGGCCAGGACCACGGCCTCGAGAAGGCGCTCGACCACCAGCTGATCGCCGCCGCGCGCGACGCCATCGACCACGGCGAGCCCGTGGCCGCGAGCTTCGCCATCCGCAACGTCAACCGCACCGTCGGCACGATGCTCGGCCACGAGGTCACCAAGGTGCACTCCGAGGGGCTGCCCGACGGCACCATCGACATCGCGCTCACCGGGTCGGCCGGGCAGAGCCTCGGCGCGTTCCTGCCCGCCGGGATCACCCTCCGGCTCGAGGGCGACGCCAACGACTACGTCGGCAAGGGCCTCTCGGGCGGGCGCGTCGTCGTCCGGCCCGCCCCGGGGTCGGCGCTGGTCGCCGAGGACAACGTCATCGCCGGCAACGTCATCGGCTACGGCGCCACCTCGGGCGAGCTGTTCCTCCGCGGCCGGGTGGGCGAGCGCTTCTGCGTCCGCAACTCCGGGGCCACCGCGGTCGTCGAGGGGGTGGGCGACCACGGCCTCGAGTACATGACCGGGGGAGTGGCGCTGATCCTCGGGCCCACCGGGCGCAACGTCGCGGCCGGGATGTCCGGCGGCCTCGCCTACGTCCTCGACCTCGACCCGGCACGGGTCAACCCCGAGCTCGTCGACCTGCGCCCCCTGCGCCCGGCCGACGAGGACGCGGTGCACGACCTCCTCGAGCGCCACCACCGGTGGACCGACTCGGCGGTGGCCGCGCGCCTCCTGGCCGACTGGGGCAGTGCCCGGTCGGCGTTCACCCTGGTCCTCCCACGCATGTACCAGCGCGTCCTCGACGTGCGGGCCACGGCGCAGAAGGAGGGCCTCGACCCCGACGGCGCCCAGGTGTGGGAGCGGATCATGGAGGCCTCCCGTGGCTGACCCCCAGGGCTTTCTCAAGACGCGCGAGCGTGAGCTGCCGCGGCGCCGGCCGGTGCCGGTGCGCATCCGCGACTGGAAGGAGGTCTACGAGGACCAGCCGGTCCCCGAGCTCCAGCGCCAGGCCGCGCGCTGCATGGACTGCGGCATCCCGTTCTGCCACAGCGGATGCCCGCTCGGCAACCTCATCCCGGAGTGGAACGACCTCGCCCGGCGCGGTGAGTGGCGCGAGGGCATCGAGCGGCTGCACGCCACGAACAACTTCCCCGAGTTCACCGGTCGGCTGTGCCCCGCGCCGTGCGAGTCGGCCTGTGTGCTGGGGATCAACCAGCAGCCGGTCACGATCAAGCAGGTCGAGG
Proteins encoded in this window:
- the gltB gene encoding glutamate synthase large subunit, translated to MSVASFSAQPADVGLYRRQHEHDACGVAMVATMRGTAGHDIVVHALDALRNLDHRGATGADPLVGDGAGILTQIPDAFFRAVVGTELPGAGSYAAGMVYLPADEAARRAAEARIEEIAASEGLQVLAWRDVPVVPDLVGAAARETMPFFRQLFVASHDRREGVALDRLAFALRKRAEREGEVYFPSLSSRTIVYKGMLTTGQLEPFFPDLSDERFATELALVHSRFSTNTFPSWPLAHPYRLIAHNGEINTVKGNRNWMHARESQLASDVLAGDLARLSPICSPEASDSASFDEVLELIHLGGRSLPHAVLMMIPEAWENHESMDPARKAFYEFHSTFMEPWDGPACVAFTDGTLVGAVLDRNGLRPGRYWVTDDGLVVLASEAGVLDLEPERVVRRGRLQPGRMFLVDTAAGRIVSDDEVKSGLAGEHPYEEWLHAGLLELGDLPEREHIVHTAASVARRQRTFGYTEEELKILVAPMARSGAEALGSMGTDTPIAVLSDRPRLVFDYFTQLFAQVTNPPLDAIREELVTSLASTIGPEGNLLDAGAAHARQVVLPFPVIDNDELAKIVHINADGDLPGFETLVVRGTYDVSGGEASLRARLHEIFDEVSEAIAAGVRFVVLSDRDSDGDLAPIPSLLLTSAVHHHLIREKTRTQVGLIVEAGDVREVHHVALLIGYGAAAINPYLAMESVEDMVRRGDITEVTEEKAVANLIKALGKGVLKVMSKMGISTVASYRGAQVFEAIGLSQELVDEFFTGTVSQLGGIGLGVLAAETAARHEMAYPPDGIRQAHRKLVVGGEYQWRREGEPHLFDPETVFRLQHATRQRRYDVFKQYTQRIDEQSGRLMTLRGLFRLGGVEAREPVPLDEVESVASIVQRFSTGAMSYGSISQEAHETLAVAMNRLKARSNTGEGGEDPDRLVDPVRRSAIKQVASGRFGVTSLYLTHSDDIQIKMAQGAKPGEGGQLPGPKVYPWVAKTRHSTPGVGLISPPPHHDIYSIEDLAQLIHDLKNANPQARIHVKLVSEMGVGTVAAGVSKAHADVVLISGNDGGTGASPLTSLKHAGGPWELGLAETQQTLVLNGLRDRIVVQVDGQLKTGRDVVIAALLGAEEFGFATAPLVVSGCILMRVCHLDTCPVGIATQNPELRARFSGAPEFVETFFEYIAEEVREHLAALGFRTLEEAVGQIQHLDVAKAVEHWKASGLDLAPILTQVTSPDGSGVRHRVGQDHGLEKALDHQLIAAARDAIDHGEPVAASFAIRNVNRTVGTMLGHEVTKVHSEGLPDGTIDIALTGSAGQSLGAFLPAGITLRLEGDANDYVGKGLSGGRVVVRPAPGSALVAEDNVIAGNVIGYGATSGELFLRGRVGERFCVRNSGATAVVEGVGDHGLEYMTGGVALILGPTGRNVAAGMSGGLAYVLDLDPARVNPELVDLRPLRPADEDAVHDLLERHHRWTDSAVAARLLADWGSARSAFTLVLPRMYQRVLDVRATAQKEGLDPDGAQVWERIMEASRG